In the Candidatus Methylomirabilota bacterium genome, CGAGGAAGTCCGCCACCCGACCCGCCTTCTCGAGCGACTGGTTCAGCTCCTCGTTCCGTTCGAGCACGCGTACGTTCTCCCAGAACTCGGCACGCAGTTCCGGGATCTTCCTGAGCGCGTGGTGGAGCCCGGCCTCATTGCGCGCCATGCCGCAGTAGTCCCACAAGAGCTGCCCGAGCTCCCGGTGAAACGAGTCGACCGTGCGCTTGCCGCCGACGCTCAGCACTCGCCGCACGCGCGCCGAGACTTCGACCTCGGTCGCCCTGAATGCGGGATGGCCCGCGTCGATCGTGTCCGGCCTGACGCGCGCCAGGTAGTCACCGAGCGTGCCGGGCAGGATGAAGTAGCCGTCGGCCAGCCCCTGCATCAAGGCGCTCGCGCCGAGGCGGTTCGCGCCGTGGTCGGAGAAGTTCGCCTCCCCGGCGACGAACAGCCCCGGAATGGTCGACATCAAGTCATAATCGACCCACAGGCCGCCCATCGTGTAGTGGACGGCGGGGTAGATCCGCATCGGGACCCGGTACGCGTTCTCCCCGGTGATGCGCTCGTACATCTCGAAGAGGTTGCCGTACTTCTCGCGGATCACCGGCTCGCCGAAACGCTCGATGGCGTCGGCGAAGTCGAGGTAGACCCCGCGCCCGCCGGGGCCGACGCCGCGTTTCTCGTCGCACACTTCCTTGGCCGCGCGTGAGGCGACGTCGCGCGGCGCCAGATTGCCGTAGCTCGGGTACTTCCGCTCCAGGTAGTAGTCGCGCTCGCTGACCGGGATCCGGTCCGGCGGCCGCGTGTCACCGACCTTCTTCGGCACCCACACGCGCCCGTCATTGCGCAGCGACTCACTCATCAGCGTGAGCTTCGATTGATGCTCGCCGCTCACCGGGATACACGTCGGGTGGATCTGCGTGAAGCACGGGTTGGCGAAGAAGGCGCCGCGCTTGTGCGCGCGCCAGATCGCCGTCGCGTTCGACGCCTTCGCGTTGGTCGAGAGGTAGAACACGTTCCCGTAGCCACCGGTGGCCAGGACCACGGCGTCGCCGGCGTGCGACTCGACGGCGCCGGTGACGAGGTCGCGCGTCACGATGCCACGGGCGCGCCCGTCGACGACGACGAGGTCGAGCATCTCCGCCCGCGTGTCCATGGTCACCGTGCCGAGGCCGACCTGCCGCTCCAGGGCCTGATACGCCCCCAGCAACAGCTGCTGTCCCGTCTGGCCCCTGGCGTAGAAGGTGCGGGAGACCTGCGCGCCGCCGAAGGAGCGGGTGTCGAGGAGCCCGCCGTACTCGCGGGCAAAGGGGACTCCCTGCGCGACGCACTGGTCGATGATGTTCAGGCTGAGCTCGGCCAGCCGGTAGACGTTGGCCTCGCGCGCCCGAAAGTCGCCGCCCTTCACCGTGTCGTAGAAGAGCCGGAACACGCTGTCGCCGTCGTTCCGGTAGTTCTTCGCCGCGTTGATGCCGCCCTGGGCGGCGATTGAGTGGGCGCGGCGCGGGCTGTCGTGATAGGAGAAGCACTTGACGTTGTAGCCCAGCTCGCCGAGCGAGGCCGCCGCGGCGCCTCCCGCGAGGCCCGAGCCCACGACGAGGACCGTGTAGCGGCGCCGGTTGGCCGGACTCACCAGCTTCATGTCGAAGCGGTGGCGCTCCCACTTCTGCTCGATCGGCCCCGGCGGGATCTTCGCGTCGAGCCTGCCGTCGACGAGGTTCGGCGACGTCGAGCCGATCATCGCCGGGTCATCTGACCACACGGGTGAGCACGGCGACGGGAACCGAGACGTTGCCGAGCACGACCGCCAGCGACGAGACGGTGGCGAGCGCCCGGTAGACGCGATCCGCCCTGGAGGTGTTCAGGCCGAGCGTTTGAAACACGCTCCACACGCCATGGTAGATGTGGAGCCCGAGCGCGATCATCGCGGCGAGATAGAAGGCCGACACGTACCAGACCGAGAACCCGATCACGACGTTGCGGTAGACCGACGTCGTCGTGTATTGCCCGGGCGCGAAGCCGACCGCTCCGAAGGTGAAGTGGAGGAGGTGGTAGATCACGAAGAGCGTGATGATCAGGCCGCCCCAGCGCATCGTCCGCGACGCGTACGTCGAGCCGATCGCCTCCTTCCTGTCGTAGCTCACCGGCCGTGCGGCATAGCTCATCCGGGTCAGCTGGACGGCGGCGACGATGTGGAGCACGGTCGCCGTGAGGAGAACGAGGCGGGCCAGCCAGAGGGCCTGCGCGTGACCGAGCGCGGGGCTGCCGATCTCCCGCAGCCAGGCGGCGTAGGCATTGAACTTCTCCTCGCCCTGGAAGACCTTGAGGTTCCCCAGCATGTGGCCGATGACGAAGCCGACCAGGATCACGCCGGTGACCGCCATCACCGCCTTCTTCCCGATCGAGGTGCTCCAGAGGGTCATCACCGCGCTGGCGTTCATCGTCGGGGGGCACACGTTCCCCGAGCACGCAGGAGTCCGTCGTGATCCATGTCGATCGACACTCACCGCACAGGCTGGTGGAGGACGGTCAGGCGGGGCGGCACAACGAGTGGAACGGCGGGACCATGTGACCGATCATGGTTCCTCCCGCGCGTACGCCTTCATCCCGTCCTGATAGAGGTCGCCGCCGTGACAGTCGTTGACGACGATGGCCGGAAAAGCCTCGACCTCGAGGCGACGGATGGCCTCGGTGCCGAGGTCTTCGTAGGCGATTATCGAAAGCTTCTTCACGAACTGCGAGAGCACCGCGCCGGCGCCGCCGATGGCGCCGAAGTAGACACCCTTGTGCTGGCGGAGCGCGTCCTTCACCGCTTGCCCGCGGTAACCCTTCCCGATCGTCCCCTTGAGCCCGAGCTGGAGAAGCGCGGGCGTGAACTTGTCCATCCGGCTCGCCGTCGTCGGGCCGATCGAGCCCACGACGTCGCCCGGGCGCGCCGGCGACGGCCCCGTGTAATAGATGATCTGGCCGCGCAGGTCGAATGGGAGCTTCTCGCCCTTCTCGATCAGCGGGAAGAGCCGGCCGTGCGCGGCGTCGCGCGCCGTATAGAGGACGCCCGTGATCCGCACGCGATCGCCCGCCTTCAGCGACTCGACGTCGGCGTCGCTGAGCGGCGTCCTCACCTCCTTGATCCCGTCGGCCCCCGTCGTGACGCTCACAGCGTCGCCTCCTTGTGCCGGTGCGCGTGGCACTCGATGGTGACGGCGACGGGGAGCGAGGTGATGTGGCAGGGATACGTGAGGATGTGGATGCCGAAGGCGGTCGTGTCGCCGCCGTACCCCTGTGGGCCGATCCCGAGGCGGTTGGCGCGGTCGAGCAGCTCCTTCTCGAGCACGTCGAGCTGCGGGTCGGGGTTCGACGAGCCGAGCTCTCGGAAGAGGGCCTTCTTGGAGAGGATCGCCGATTTTTCAAAGGTCCCGCCGACGCCGACGCCCAGGATGAGCGGCGGGCACGCGTCGGGCCCCGCCGTCTTGACGCACTCGATGATCCACTCCTTGACGCCGGCGACACCCTCGGCGGGCGTGAGCATCTTGTACTTCGACCGGTTCTCGCACCCGCCCCCCTTGGCCATGACCATGATCTTCAGGGTGGCTCCGGGGACGACGTCCACGTGGATGACGGCCGGTGTGTTATCGCCGGTGTTCACGCGATCGAACGGCGAGCGGACGATCGAGGCGCGGAGGTAGCCCTCCGTGTAGCCCTGCCTGACGCCCTCGTTGATGGCCTCATCGAGGCCGCCCCCCGTCACGTGAACGTCCTGGCCCAGCTCGACGAAGCAGACGACGAAGCCCGTGTCCTGGCAGTACGCGATGCGCCGGGTCCGGGCCATCTCGGCGTTCTGCTTCAGGATCTGGAGCACCTGCTTTCCCGCGGGCGATCGCTCGGTCGAGAGCGCGCGGTCGAAGGCGCGGAGCATGTCAGGCTCCAGCTCCAGATTGGCGTTCATGCAGAGCTTCTTGACCGCGTCGGTGATCGCGCTCGTGTGGATGTCGCGCATGCCCTACGTCTTCCCGCTCTGTGTCTGCGCGAAGGCCGCCCGGGCGCGCCTGGCGATCTCGTCGGGCGCGAGATCCTCCGTGTGGGTCGCGAGGCCCCACTGGTTGCCGAAGGGATCCTCGACCTGGCCGTAGCGGTCGCCCCAGAACATGTCGGCCGGCGGCCGGGTCGCCTTGCACCCGGCGTCCACCGCCTGCCTGAAGGCCTTGTCCACATCGGGCACGTAGAGGAAGAGCAGGCAGGTCGTGCCGCCCAGCGACTGCGGCGCCCGGCACGTGCTCCGCCCCGGGATCTCGTCGCTCAGCATGATCACGGAATCGCCGATCCTGAGCTCGCCGTGCATCACGTACTTGCCGTCCGGGCTCGTCATGCGCTCGATTTCCTGGGCGCCCAGCGCCCGCTTGTAGAACTCCATCGCCTGGGCGGCGCCGCGAACCGTGAGATAGGGCGTGACCGTGTGGTAGCCGTCCGGCATGTATTTCGCCATGCTCGCCTCCTACAGCTTGAGCTTGTCGACCAGCTCGCGCACGGCGGCGGCCGACTTGTCGAACGCGGCCTGCTCGTCCGGCCTGAGCGTGATCTCGATCACCTGCTCCACGCCCGCGCGGCCGAGCTTCACCGGCACGCCGACGTAGAGGCCCCGCACCCCGTATTGGCCGTCCAGGTACGCCGCGCACGGCAGGATCTTCTTCTTGTCTTTCAGGATGGCCTCGACCATCTCGACCACCGAGGCCGCCGGCGCGTAGTAGGCGCTGCCGGTCTTCAGGTAATTCACGATCTCGGCCCCGCCGTTGGCCGTGCGCTGCACCAGCGCGTCGATCTTGTCCTTCGGCAGGAGGTCGGTGATCGGGATGCCGGCGACCGTGGAGTAGCGCGGCAGCGGCACCATGCTGTCGCCGTGGCCCCCCAGCACGAACGCGTGCACGTTCTCCACGGACACGCGGAGCTCCTGCGCGATGAAGGTGCGGAAGCGCGCCGAGTCGAGCACCCCGGCCATGCCGATCACCCGCCGGTGGGGAAAGCCCGATCGCTTCCACGCCAGCTGGACCATCGCGTCGAGCGGGTTCGTGACGAGGATCAGGATCGCGTTCCTCGAGCGCCCGACGACCTGGTCCACGACGCTCCCGACGATCTCGGCGTTCTTCGCGAGGAGGTCGTCGCGGGTCATGCCGGGCTTCCGCGCCAGCCCCGCGGTGATGACGACGATGTCCGAGTCTCCCGTCTCCTCGTAGGTGTTCGAGCCGATCAGCCTCGCGTCGTAGCCGTGGATGGGCCCCGCCTGCGCGAGGTCGAGCGCCTTGCCCTGGGGCACGCCCTCGATGACGTCCACGAGGACGACGTCGCCCAGCTCGCGCTCGACGGCGTACTGCGCGACGGAGGCGCCGACGTTGCCGGCGCCCACCACCGTGATCTTGGGCCTCGGGTGCTCCGTGCTCAGGATCTCCGCCTTGCCGAGTTGCATGCC is a window encoding:
- a CDS encoding fumarate reductase/succinate dehydrogenase flavoprotein subunit codes for the protein MIGSTSPNLVDGRLDAKIPPGPIEQKWERHRFDMKLVSPANRRRYTVLVVGSGLAGGAAAASLGELGYNVKCFSYHDSPRRAHSIAAQGGINAAKNYRNDGDSVFRLFYDTVKGGDFRAREANVYRLAELSLNIIDQCVAQGVPFAREYGGLLDTRSFGGAQVSRTFYARGQTGQQLLLGAYQALERQVGLGTVTMDTRAEMLDLVVVDGRARGIVTRDLVTGAVESHAGDAVVLATGGYGNVFYLSTNAKASNATAIWRAHKRGAFFANPCFTQIHPTCIPVSGEHQSKLTLMSESLRNDGRVWVPKKVGDTRPPDRIPVSERDYYLERKYPSYGNLAPRDVASRAAKEVCDEKRGVGPGGRGVYLDFADAIERFGEPVIREKYGNLFEMYERITGENAYRVPMRIYPAVHYTMGGLWVDYDLMSTIPGLFVAGEANFSDHGANRLGASALMQGLADGYFILPGTLGDYLARVRPDTIDAGHPAFRATEVEVSARVRRVLSVGGKRTVDSFHRELGQLLWDYCGMARNEAGLHHALRKIPELRAEFWENVRVLERNEELNQSLEKAGRVADFLELGELMCIDALQRAESCGGHFREESQTPDGEALRDDEHFAYVAAWEHTGTLARPNLHKEPLHFEYVHLTQRSYK
- a CDS encoding succinate dehydrogenase cytochrome b subunit, with protein sequence MNASAVMTLWSTSIGKKAVMAVTGVILVGFVIGHMLGNLKVFQGEEKFNAYAAWLREIGSPALGHAQALWLARLVLLTATVLHIVAAVQLTRMSYAARPVSYDRKEAIGSTYASRTMRWGGLIITLFVIYHLLHFTFGAVGFAPGQYTTTSVYRNVVIGFSVWYVSAFYLAAMIALGLHIYHGVWSVFQTLGLNTSRADRVYRALATVSSLAVVLGNVSVPVAVLTRVVR
- a CDS encoding Fe-S-containing hydro-lyase; the protein is MSVTTGADGIKEVRTPLSDADVESLKAGDRVRITGVLYTARDAAHGRLFPLIEKGEKLPFDLRGQIIYYTGPSPARPGDVVGSIGPTTASRMDKFTPALLQLGLKGTIGKGYRGQAVKDALRQHKGVYFGAIGGAGAVLSQFVKKLSIIAYEDLGTEAIRRLEVEAFPAIVVNDCHGGDLYQDGMKAYAREEP
- a CDS encoding fumarate hydratase produces the protein MRDIHTSAITDAVKKLCMNANLELEPDMLRAFDRALSTERSPAGKQVLQILKQNAEMARTRRIAYCQDTGFVVCFVELGQDVHVTGGGLDEAINEGVRQGYTEGYLRASIVRSPFDRVNTGDNTPAVIHVDVVPGATLKIMVMAKGGGCENRSKYKMLTPAEGVAGVKEWIIECVKTAGPDACPPLILGVGVGGTFEKSAILSKKALFRELGSSNPDPQLDVLEKELLDRANRLGIGPQGYGGDTTAFGIHILTYPCHITSLPVAVTIECHAHRHKEATL
- a CDS encoding VOC family protein, coding for MAKYMPDGYHTVTPYLTVRGAAQAMEFYKRALGAQEIERMTSPDGKYVMHGELRIGDSVIMLSDEIPGRSTCRAPQSLGGTTCLLFLYVPDVDKAFRQAVDAGCKATRPPADMFWGDRYGQVEDPFGNQWGLATHTEDLAPDEIARRARAAFAQTQSGKT
- the mdh gene encoding malate dehydrogenase, which encodes MQLGKAEILSTEHPRPKITVVGAGNVGASVAQYAVERELGDVVLVDVIEGVPQGKALDLAQAGPIHGYDARLIGSNTYEETGDSDIVVITAGLARKPGMTRDDLLAKNAEIVGSVVDQVVGRSRNAILILVTNPLDAMVQLAWKRSGFPHRRVIGMAGVLDSARFRTFIAQELRVSVENVHAFVLGGHGDSMVPLPRYSTVAGIPITDLLPKDKIDALVQRTANGGAEIVNYLKTGSAYYAPAASVVEMVEAILKDKKKILPCAAYLDGQYGVRGLYVGVPVKLGRAGVEQVIEITLRPDEQAAFDKSAAAVRELVDKLKL